From one Trachemys scripta elegans isolate TJP31775 chromosome 14, CAS_Tse_1.0, whole genome shotgun sequence genomic stretch:
- the LOC117887753 gene encoding olfactory receptor 1009-like, with protein MGNQTEVTEFIILGLSNDPQLQIFLFLVFLLVYLITLLSNMVIMVVIRADPHLHTPMYFFLSHLSFVDICYASTVEPKMLVHFLAEHKTISVNSCIAQMFFILQLATTEIFILSAMAYDRYTAICDPLRYMERMSKEICVQLVSGAWAIGFFHALLNTVFALKLHFCGPSQINHFSCELPPLLQLSCTESLTNQVVLLTSAVIFASSSFLLTLISYIHIISTVLRIHSAEGRRKVFSTCSSHLIVVGLFYLTGFLQYTKPSSVSSVVLDEMFSIQYSILTPMLNPIIYSLKNKEVKTAVGKMFQKFKFLK; from the coding sequence ATGGGAAATCAAACCGAAGTGACTGAATTTATTATCCTGGGACTTTCCAATGACCCACAGCTGCAGATTTTTCTCTTCCTGGTTTTTTTACTTGTCTACCTAATCACGCTTTTGTCAAACATGGTGATCATGGTGGTGATAAGGGCTGATCCTCACCTTCACACCCCAATGTACTTCTTCCTGTCTCATTTATCCTTTGTTGATATCTGCTATGCCTCAACCGTAGAGCCTAAGATGTTGGTGCATTTCCTAGCAGAGCACAAAACCATTTCTGTCAATAGCTGTATTGCACAGATGTTTTTCATTTTGCAGCTGGCTACTACTGAAATTTTTATTCTCTCAGCGATGGCTTATGACCGCTACACTGCCATCTGTGACCCATTGCGTTACATGGAGAGAATGAGCAAAGAGATCTGTGTTCAGCTGGTGAGTGGTGCATGGGCAATAGGCTTCTTCCATGCCCTGCTTAACACAGTTTTTGCCCTAAAGTTGCATTTCTGTGGGCCCAGTCAAATCAACCATTTCAGCTGTGAGCTTCCTCCCCTATTACAACTGTCCTGCACTGAGAGTCTCACCAATCAAGTGGTGCTTCTTACTTCTGCTGTGATATTTGCATCAagctccttcctcctcacccTGATCTCCTACATTCACATCATCTCCACTGTCCTGAGGATACACTCTGCAGAGGGCAGGCGTAAAGTcttctccacctgcagctcccacctgatTGTGGTTGGCTTATTCTACCTGACAGGTTTTCTCCAGTACACAAAACCCAGCTCGGTCTCCTCTGTTGTTCTGGATGAAATGTTCTCCATCCAGTATAGCATCTTGACCCCCAtgttaaaccccatcatctacagcctgaaAAACAAAGAGGTGAAAACAGCTGTAGGGAAAATGTTTCAGAAATTCAAATTTCTCAAGTAG
- the LOC117887755 gene encoding olfactory receptor 5A1-like: MENQTTVTEFILLGLSSDPQMQIFLFLVFLVTYLITLGANIVIMVVIRADSHLHTPMYFFLFHLSFVDICYSSVTVPNALKNFLATHKTISVNGCIAQMFFILLSAAAEVFILSAMAYDRYMAICDPLHYMERMSKGICVQLVSGAWTIGFFHALLNTVFTSKLHFCGPNQISHFSCELPPLLQRSCIDTFTNQVVLLTSVVIFGSSSFLLTLISYIYIISTILRIQSAEGRHKAFSTCSSHLIVVGLWYLTAFFQYTKPSSVSSVVLDEIFSIQYSILTPMLNPIIYSLKNKEVKIALGKTLGKLKFFK; this comes from the coding sequence ATGGAAAATCAAACCACAGTGACGGAATTTATTCTCCTGGGACTTTCCAGTGACCCACAGATGCAGATTTTCCTCTTCTTGGTGTTTTTAGTTACTTATCTAATCACTCTGGGTGCTAATATAGTGATCATGGTGGTGATAAGGGCTGATTCTCACCTTCACACTCCTATGTACTTCTTTCTCTTCCATTTATCCTTTGTTGATATCTGCTATTCCTCAGTCACGGTGCCTAACGCACTGAAGAACTTCCTAGCAACACACAAAACTATTTCTGTCAATGGCTGCATTGCTCAGatgttcttcatcctcctctcagctgctgctgaagttttCATTCTCTCAGCCATGGCTTATGACCGCTACATGGCCATCTGTGACCCATTGCATTACATGGAGAGAATGAGCAAAGGGATCTGTGTTCAGCTGGTGAGTGGGGCATGGACAATAGGCTTCTTCCATGCCCTGCTTAACACTGTTTTTACCTCCAAGTTGCATTTCTGTGGGCCCAATCAAATCAGCCATTTCAGCTGTGAGCTCCCTCCTCTATTACAACGATCCTGCATTGACACCTTCACCAATCAAGTGGTGCTTCTTACTTCTGTTGTGATATTTGGGTCAAGCTCCTTCCTCCTTACACTGATCTCCTACATTtacatcatctccaccatcctgaggATACAGTCTGCGGAGGGCaggcataaagccttctccacctgcagctcccaccttatTGTGGTTGGTTTATGGTACCTGACAGCCTTTTTCCAGTACACAAAACCCAGCTCAGTCTCCTCTGTGGTTCTGGATGAAATATTCTCCATCCAGTACAGCATCTTGACCCCCAtgttaaaccccatcatctacagcctgaaAAACAAGGAGGTGAAAATAGCACTAGGGAAAACATTGGGGAAATTGAAGTTTTTCAAGTAG